From Blattabacterium cuenoti:
GGTGGATTTGTAAGTTTTCCTACCTTATATGCTGCAATAAAAAATAAAATACCTATTCTAATTCAAGAACAAAATTCTTTCCCTGGATTAACCAATAGAATATTTTCTCGTTACGCAAATAAGATATGCATTGCTTACGATCAAGCAAAAAAATATTTTCCAAAAGAAAAAACGATCATAACTGGAAATCCAGTAAGATCTGAAATATTACAATTGCCTAGTAAAGAAAAAGCTTGTATTCATTTAGGATTAAAAATTACAAAACCTATCATTCTATCTATAGGAGGAAGTCAGGGGTCCAATAGTATGAATAATGCTTGGATAAAAGGATTAAACAAGATAATAGAATTGGATATGCAACTTATTTGGCAAGTAGGAAAATTAGATCTCCATAAAGTTAAAAAAAATAAAATGTCTGATCATTCGAATATTATTTTTATGGAATTTATTGAAAATATACCGATATGTTATGCCGCGGCAGATATTATTGTATCTAGAGCTGGAGCTTTAACTATATCAGAAATATGTTTAATAGGAAAACCACATATATTGATTCCTTTTCCTTGGTCTTCGAATGATCATCAAAATAAAAATGCTAAAATATTAGAAGAAAAAGAAGCGGCTTTAATTATAAAAAATGAAGAAATTGAGCAAAAATTAGTGAATTCTGTTATTCAATTAGTGAATGATTCCAATATGAAAAAAAAAATGAGTAAAAATATATTAGAATTAGGAAAACCTAAAGCAACGAACGATATTGTAAACGAGATTTTACAAATTATTTTATGAACTTAAACCAAATTGATTCTTTTTATTTTATAGGAATATGAACTTAAACCAAATTGATTCTTTTTATTTTATAGGAATAGGAGGGGTGGGGATGAGCTCCCTAGCTAGATATTTCCATACTATGGGTAAAACTGTTCATGGTCATGATCAAGATAAAACATTTATGACAAAAGAATTAGAAAAAGAAGGAATATCCATAAATTATCATGATAGTATCGAAATATTACCCAAATGGGTATTATCCAAACAATGTTTGATTGTATATACTCCAGCCATTCCTAATCATCATAAACAATGGATGTATTTAAAAAAATATGGTAAAAATATAAAAAAACGTTCTCAAGTATTAGCTTTAATTACAGAAAATGATATTTGTATAGCCATAGGAGGAACACATGGAAAAACAACTACTTCTACCTTATTAGGACACATTTTATATAGTGTTGGAATGAATGTTACTGCTTTTTTAGGAGGAATATCTGAAAATTATAAATCTAATTTAATATTGAATAATGTATGTAATGGAAAAAAAATTTTTTTGGTAGAAGCCGATGAATTTGATCATTCTTTTTTATATTTATCTCCTAATATAGCATGTATAACCTCTTTTGACCAAGATCATGTAGATACTTATCCAAAAAAAGAAGCCTTGAAAAAGGCTTATATAGTTTTTTCAAATAGAATAAAAAAACCATATAAAAAAATATTTCTTCACCGAGAAGAATTTTTTCGATCTTATAACGCTATATATTATTCAGTGCTAAAAAAAGAAAATTATTATTCCAATCATCTTTATATAAAAGAAAATAAATGGTATTTTGATTTTCATACTCCTACAGAAACATGGAAATCTTTGCCTTTACCGATTCCAGGGAAACATAACTTAAAAAACGTTACAGCCGCATTAGCCATATCTGACTATCTTAAAATTCCTAAAACAAAAATCATAAAAGCTTTATTTTTATTTAAAGGAATCAAAAGAAGATATTCCATTCATTATCAATCTTCAAAAAAGATATATATAGATGATTATGCGCATCATCCGACAGAAATCAATGCTTTGATTAATACTGTAAGAAAATGTTTTCCAAATAAAAAGATATTGGGTGTTTTTCAACCTCATTTATTTAGTAGAACTAAATTTTTTGAAAAATCTTTTGCAAAAAGTTTAGAAAATCTTGATATTTTAATTTTACTAGATATTTATCCAGCTAGAGAATTTCCCATAAATGAAGTTAATTCTAATAATTTGTTAAAAAAAATAAAAATGAGTTATAAAGAAATATCTACTATGTCCAAAGTTTTGGAAAAAATTGAAAAAAAAGATTTTGATATTATTCTGACAATAGGAGCTGGGAATATAGATACCTTAATTATTCCTATCAAAGAATGGTTG
This genomic window contains:
- the murG gene encoding undecaprenyldiphospho-muramoylpentapeptide beta-N-acetylglucosaminyltransferase, with protein sequence MEMREIPRFGYSIESICISGGKDKFFSISGFILSIQLIYSFFLANKIIKRFSPDIVIGTGGFVSFPTLYAAIKNKIPILIQEQNSFPGLTNRIFSRYANKICIAYDQAKKYFPKEKTIITGNPVRSEILQLPSKEKACIHLGLKITKPIILSIGGSQGSNSMNNAWIKGLNKIIELDMQLIWQVGKLDLHKVKKNKMSDHSNIIFMEFIENIPICYAAADIIVSRAGALTISEICLIGKPHILIPFPWSSNDHQNKNAKILEEKEAALIIKNEEIEQKLVNSVIQLVNDSNMKKKMSKNILELGKPKATNDIVNEILQIIL
- the murC gene encoding UDP-N-acetylmuramate--L-alanine ligase, whose amino-acid sequence is MNLNQIDSFYFIGIGGVGMSSLARYFHTMGKTVHGHDQDKTFMTKELEKEGISINYHDSIEILPKWVLSKQCLIVYTPAIPNHHKQWMYLKKYGKNIKKRSQVLALITENDICIAIGGTHGKTTTSTLLGHILYSVGMNVTAFLGGISENYKSNLILNNVCNGKKIFLVEADEFDHSFLYLSPNIACITSFDQDHVDTYPKKEALKKAYIVFSNRIKKPYKKIFLHREEFFRSYNAIYYSVLKKENYYSNHLYIKENKWYFDFHTPTETWKSLPLPIPGKHNLKNVTAALAISDYLKIPKTKIIKALFLFKGIKRRYSIHYQSSKKIYIDDYAHHPTEINALINTVRKCFPNKKILGVFQPHLFSRTKFFEKSFAKSLENLDILILLDIYPAREFPINEVNSNNLLKKIKMSYKEISTMSKVLEKIEKKDFDIILTIGAGNIDTLIIPIKEWLYKRYGEIK